From a region of the Listeria monocytogenes ATCC 19117 genome:
- a CDS encoding alpha/beta hydrolase, with protein sequence MVACLCIHGFTGSPSEVKPLADYLREHTDWDVLAPTLPGHDHLRHLKNVTYKDWIVFVDSILSQMLKEDDEVYIIGFSMGGLLAGWLARHYPEVKKLVLLSTAVNAMEWPQLVENSKQVLTEAKEVTLKNSPMFKRYQKKVTETPWTSTLQFKKMVALAKPVFEHIEIPTFIAQGSADQVVPAEKSVNFLMESIPGPKELFILEGSKHVICQDEQADKLFAAVLTFLQKDVAVLNAQ encoded by the coding sequence ATGGTTGCTTGTTTGTGTATTCATGGTTTTACTGGTTCGCCGTCCGAGGTGAAGCCACTCGCTGACTATTTGCGAGAGCATACAGATTGGGATGTTTTAGCACCCACATTACCTGGCCATGATCACCTGCGCCACTTAAAAAATGTGACGTATAAAGATTGGATTGTTTTTGTAGATAGTATTTTAAGCCAAATGCTAAAAGAAGACGATGAAGTATATATTATTGGTTTTTCCATGGGTGGACTGCTCGCTGGATGGCTCGCGAGACATTATCCGGAAGTAAAAAAACTAGTACTTCTGAGCACAGCCGTAAATGCAATGGAATGGCCGCAACTTGTCGAAAATTCCAAGCAAGTATTAACGGAAGCAAAAGAAGTAACGCTCAAAAACAGCCCGATGTTCAAACGTTATCAAAAGAAAGTAACGGAAACGCCTTGGACTTCCACGCTACAATTCAAAAAAATGGTAGCTTTAGCAAAGCCGGTTTTTGAGCATATTGAAATTCCAACTTTTATTGCACAAGGCAGTGCCGACCAAGTAGTTCCTGCTGAAAAAAGTGTTAATTTCTTAATGGAAAGTATTCCTGGTCCAAAAGAATTATTTATATTAGAAGGTTCGAAACACGTGATTTGTCAGGACGAACAAGCGGACAAATTATTTGCAGCTGTTTTAACATTTTTGCAAAAAGATGTCGCTGTTTTAAATGCTCAATAA
- a CDS encoding LacI family DNA-binding transcriptional regulator has product MKKVTMQDIADRLNITKNSVSQALGNKNGVSEQTKLAVFKMADELGYKYKREIAREVVKEKFALLATSFALSQRSFFGEIIDNMKQSIIAHQAELIIFPVTDEEASTNQLPEQLTSENWTGIFLLSHINTDYSKKVIDLGMPVVLIDHHDPHLKADAVISQNKDGAFMAVEFLIQNKHQKIGFLGDVTFSPSYEERLEGYKKALHYYHIPFNEKYAITRIKEEQTTLYRTLDELDELPTAWFCVNSGLGFILNTYLQSKGYNIPNDLSIICFDNTEFTVLSNPQLTTMCTNLSYMGEKAVELMYNRIRKPDEGFVHLALATNLIARDSVGENKKADSASES; this is encoded by the coding sequence ATGAAGAAAGTTACGATGCAGGATATTGCTGACAGGCTAAATATAACCAAGAATTCAGTCTCGCAAGCTTTAGGCAATAAAAATGGGGTTAGCGAACAAACTAAACTAGCCGTTTTTAAGATGGCAGATGAGCTAGGCTATAAATATAAAAGAGAAATCGCGCGTGAGGTTGTGAAAGAAAAATTTGCGCTTTTAGCAACTTCTTTCGCCCTTTCGCAGCGCAGTTTTTTTGGCGAAATTATCGATAATATGAAACAAAGCATTATCGCTCACCAAGCCGAACTTATTATTTTTCCAGTTACGGATGAGGAAGCGTCTACTAATCAATTACCAGAGCAGCTCACAAGCGAGAACTGGACTGGGATTTTCTTACTTTCGCATATAAACACGGATTATAGTAAAAAAGTTATCGATCTCGGCATGCCCGTTGTGCTTATAGATCATCATGATCCGCATCTAAAAGCCGACGCGGTTATCAGTCAAAATAAAGATGGCGCTTTTATGGCTGTAGAATTTTTAATTCAAAATAAGCATCAGAAAATCGGTTTTCTCGGTGATGTTACTTTCTCTCCAAGTTATGAAGAGCGGCTAGAAGGATACAAAAAAGCTTTGCACTACTATCACATTCCTTTTAACGAAAAATACGCCATCACTCGTATCAAAGAAGAACAAACGACATTATATAGAACTTTAGATGAACTGGACGAACTCCCTACTGCTTGGTTTTGTGTCAACTCAGGACTTGGGTTTATTCTCAATACTTACTTGCAATCAAAAGGCTATAATATCCCTAATGACTTATCGATTATTTGCTTTGATAATACCGAGTTTACTGTACTAAGCAATCCACAGCTAACTACAATGTGTACCAACCTAAGCTATATGGGTGAGAAGGCTGTCGAACTCATGTATAATCGCATAAGAAAACCAGATGAAGGGTTTGTTCATCTGGCGCTTGCTACTAATTTAATAGCCCGAGATTCTGTTGGTGAAAACAAAAAAGCCGATTCAGCGAGTGAAAGCTGA
- a CDS encoding ABC transporter substrate-binding protein has product MKIRKIAIAALSVVVAGSLLTACGGGNSKSDDNGKTKVTFWAAPNPTQVKYWDEMAKAYEKENPDVTIEVSQMKESPSSEATIQSAIASKTAPTMSENINRSFAAQLADSKAIVPLNDVKGLDDVVKERNMSETMDSWKFSDGNQYVLPVYSNPILFAWRLDTLKELGYDAPPKTYSEALEVGKKLKAKYPDKVLWAKGDLSDPTAWMRWFDFFPLYDAASKGNAFVEDGKLVADDKAGTELLTFMSELQKNKLLLASKATDPFETGTSIMADNGPWTFPNWDEKFPELKYNENYAITAPLVPDNMANEENVATYADSKGVVMYAQATDKEKEAAMDFLKFVYNDDKNDLKFLETTNLIPARDDATENETFTAFFKENPELEVYAANVPYSIPAMDDAKYNDIQQIIGEEAWNPIVRGEKKPAKAWSDMKKAEDGVLQE; this is encoded by the coding sequence ATGAAGATTAGAAAAATTGCTATTGCAGCTCTTAGTGTTGTGGTTGCTGGGTCATTACTTACTGCTTGTGGTGGTGGAAACAGCAAAAGTGACGATAATGGTAAAACAAAAGTAACGTTTTGGGCAGCTCCAAATCCAACGCAAGTAAAATATTGGGATGAAATGGCAAAAGCTTATGAAAAAGAAAATCCAGATGTAACGATTGAAGTTTCCCAAATGAAAGAAAGCCCATCTTCGGAAGCAACTATCCAATCAGCTATTGCCTCTAAAACGGCACCAACCATGTCTGAAAATATCAATCGTAGTTTCGCTGCACAATTAGCTGACAGTAAAGCGATTGTCCCTTTGAACGATGTAAAAGGACTTGATGATGTTGTCAAAGAACGAAACATGAGCGAAACAATGGATTCTTGGAAATTCTCTGACGGAAACCAATATGTGCTACCAGTTTACTCCAATCCAATTCTTTTTGCTTGGCGTTTAGATACACTGAAAGAACTTGGCTATGATGCACCGCCAAAAACATATAGTGAAGCGCTTGAAGTTGGTAAAAAATTAAAAGCGAAATATCCAGACAAAGTTCTTTGGGCAAAAGGTGATTTATCTGATCCAACTGCTTGGATGCGCTGGTTTGATTTCTTCCCACTTTATGATGCAGCTTCTAAAGGAAATGCATTTGTAGAAGATGGCAAATTAGTAGCAGACGATAAAGCTGGAACAGAGTTATTAACATTTATGTCCGAATTGCAAAAAAACAAATTACTTCTTGCAAGTAAAGCAACAGATCCATTTGAAACTGGAACAAGCATCATGGCAGATAATGGCCCGTGGACTTTCCCTAACTGGGATGAAAAATTCCCGGAACTTAAATATAACGAAAACTATGCAATCACAGCGCCACTAGTACCAGATAACATGGCGAATGAAGAAAATGTTGCTACATACGCTGATTCGAAAGGCGTTGTAATGTATGCACAAGCGACAGATAAAGAAAAAGAAGCAGCAATGGATTTCTTGAAATTTGTTTATAACGATGACAAAAATGACTTGAAATTCTTAGAAACAACTAACTTAATTCCTGCGCGTGATGATGCAACAGAAAACGAAACTTTCACAGCATTCTTTAAAGAAAATCCAGAACTCGAAGTTTATGCAGCTAATGTACCATATAGTATCCCTGCGATGGATGACGCAAAATATAATGATATTCAACAAATCATTGGTGAAGAAGCGTGGAATCCGATTGTACGCGGGGAGAAAAAACCTGCTAAAGCTTGGTCAGATATGAAGAAAGCGGAGGACGGGGTGCTTCAAGAATGA
- a CDS encoding carbohydrate ABC transporter permease, with protein MKRRNNKLGWSFTSPYLIFTAIFFLVPLVWSIWLSVTDWNMMSPEINFVGFDNFIKAFTSPAVQAAFFVTYKFLIVFVPMALIISMIVAVLVNGLPKFKGLYLVAFFLPYLSSGVVTSLIVQGLLSYNSALNVFLRGHFGWDIDWLGTPMSALVIISLMIAWKMSGYYALILISGLASINHEIYEAAAMDGSGRFRTFWKVTVPMLYPALFTVIVLAVGVSFGIFTEVYQLTGGGPNFATNTWQMEIFNQAFVNLNSGYASAISLMAATVTFASIGVIKKMLEKWGQRNGWT; from the coding sequence ATGAAGCGGCGAAATAACAAATTGGGCTGGTCATTTACCAGCCCGTATCTCATATTCACTGCGATATTTTTCTTAGTACCGCTTGTTTGGTCGATTTGGTTATCTGTAACTGATTGGAACATGATGAGTCCGGAAATTAATTTTGTTGGCTTTGATAATTTTATTAAAGCGTTTACTAGTCCAGCAGTTCAAGCAGCCTTTTTTGTTACTTATAAATTTTTGATTGTTTTTGTTCCTATGGCGTTAATTATTTCGATGATTGTCGCGGTATTAGTGAACGGCTTGCCGAAATTTAAAGGACTTTATCTGGTTGCGTTTTTCCTACCGTATTTGTCTTCAGGCGTTGTAACTTCGCTTATTGTGCAAGGGTTACTTTCATACAATAGTGCGCTGAATGTGTTTTTACGCGGGCATTTTGGTTGGGATATCGATTGGCTCGGGACACCAATGTCGGCGCTCGTTATTATTTCACTGATGATAGCTTGGAAAATGTCTGGTTACTATGCGCTCATTTTAATTTCTGGACTTGCTAGCATTAATCATGAAATTTATGAAGCTGCAGCAATGGATGGTTCTGGTAGATTTAGAACATTTTGGAAAGTCACTGTTCCGATGCTATATCCAGCTTTATTTACCGTAATTGTTTTAGCGGTAGGCGTTAGTTTTGGGATTTTCACCGAAGTTTACCAATTGACTGGTGGTGGACCGAACTTTGCAACAAATACATGGCAAATGGAAATTTTTAACCAAGCATTCGTTAACTTGAATTCTGGTTATGCTTCAGCGATTTCTCTAATGGCTGCTACTGTAACATTTGCATCGATTGGTGTTATTAAGAAAATGCTTGAGAAATGGGGTCAAAGAAATGGTTGGACATAA
- a CDS encoding carbohydrate ABC transporter permease has protein sequence MVGHNSKAGKIVRYILTTLLMLVMIYPFIYLVLNSFAAWDQVDKKLIPTEFTTRSWDWLFGNSVVAAPAPWIHAFINTIIVSTIATGLMLLFGLMVGYALAKVDFKGKKIVNNAILFQMFFPAIILLIPQFLMITDFGLLDTYAGMIIPTMLSLWAVFMYTNFFKAIPDTLIEAAKLDGASDLKILFRVVLPMSKSITTVIFLFLFTDRWTNLLWDMLVTKSDGTVTLNVLISQMFGPYATYPGPMYAASVLLTLPLIILFLFFSKKFQEGMQFTLK, from the coding sequence ATGGTTGGACATAATAGTAAAGCGGGTAAAATTGTTCGCTATATACTGACAACATTACTTATGCTAGTCATGATTTATCCTTTTATTTATTTAGTATTAAACTCATTTGCTGCTTGGGATCAGGTAGATAAAAAGTTGATTCCTACAGAATTCACTACTCGTTCGTGGGATTGGTTATTTGGTAATTCAGTTGTTGCGGCACCGGCGCCGTGGATTCATGCGTTTATTAATACAATTATTGTTTCCACCATTGCGACAGGCTTGATGTTGCTTTTCGGCCTAATGGTAGGCTACGCACTAGCAAAAGTGGATTTTAAGGGCAAGAAAATTGTTAATAATGCGATTTTATTTCAAATGTTTTTTCCGGCAATCATCTTGCTGATTCCGCAGTTTTTAATGATTACGGACTTTGGTTTATTGGATACCTATGCGGGAATGATTATCCCGACTATGCTTAGCTTATGGGCTGTATTTATGTATACCAACTTTTTCAAAGCGATTCCAGATACATTAATTGAAGCTGCCAAACTGGACGGGGCGAGTGATTTGAAGATTTTGTTTCGGGTTGTGCTGCCAATGTCTAAATCAATTACGACCGTTATTTTCTTATTCCTTTTCACAGACAGATGGACGAATTTACTTTGGGATATGCTTGTAACGAAGAGTGATGGAACAGTCACATTGAATGTGCTAATCTCGCAAATGTTTGGACCATATGCAACCTATCCTGGGCCAATGTATGCGGCATCTGTGTTACTAACACTTCCACTTATTATCTTGTTTTTATTCTTCTCGAAGAAATTCCAAGAAGGAATGCAATTTACTTTGAAATAA
- a CDS encoding alpha-amylase family glycosyl hydrolase: protein MEFWRRSVFYEIYMKSFQDSNGDGLGDFKGLTSRLDYLVDLGIDGIWLTPFYPSPQVDNGYDVSDYCDINPDYGDMTDFRVFMKAADARGIKVIIDLVLNHSSTEHAWFKESRSSKTNPKRDYYIWREKPNNWESFFGGSAWEMDELTGEYYYHSFAKEQADLNWANEAVRAEMEQVLAFWLNEGVAGFRLDVINNLTLVLEFPDNPVTSGEMEHVYDRNQSGLEQALEDIASFCRKERDVFLVGEISSDQLAEIARYSSKKMLDVTFNFNFGSVDQLDAKSVFTTLNEMETALNEGQWPTLFFGSHDMSRFRSRLASGDIVKTQLLAFLMLTAKGVPFIYYGEEVGMPDLTFSSVKEMRDIQGTAAYYQALQTGSDEKQALEIAIEKTRDKARGPMIFPDGKPFTLGEPWIKMATLPEKEARTMWRFYQGLLAFRKENDFKEMEYTFLKLDGEVLSYQRGEFIFLLHFGEEEVTYPLQGNYQLVFGEAVMVGNGIRMGAHTGIALRVEE from the coding sequence TTGGAATTTTGGCGTCGTAGTGTGTTTTATGAAATTTATATGAAATCATTTCAAGACAGTAATGGCGATGGTTTAGGTGATTTTAAAGGTTTAACGAGCAGATTAGATTATCTAGTGGATTTGGGAATTGATGGTATTTGGTTGACTCCATTTTATCCTTCACCGCAAGTGGATAATGGTTATGATGTGTCTGATTACTGCGATATTAACCCGGATTACGGCGATATGACTGATTTTCGAGTGTTTATGAAAGCGGCAGATGCTCGAGGAATAAAAGTTATTATCGACTTAGTATTAAATCATTCGTCAACAGAGCATGCTTGGTTTAAGGAGTCGCGTAGTAGTAAGACGAATCCTAAACGAGATTATTATATTTGGCGAGAAAAACCAAATAATTGGGAATCGTTTTTTGGTGGTTCTGCTTGGGAAATGGATGAACTTACTGGCGAGTATTACTATCATAGTTTTGCAAAAGAACAGGCTGACTTAAACTGGGCGAATGAAGCTGTTCGCGCAGAAATGGAGCAAGTTTTAGCGTTTTGGTTGAATGAGGGAGTGGCGGGATTCAGGTTAGATGTTATCAATAATTTAACGCTCGTACTTGAATTTCCGGATAATCCAGTCACATCTGGTGAAATGGAGCATGTGTATGACCGTAATCAGAGTGGCTTAGAACAAGCGTTAGAGGATATCGCTTCCTTTTGTCGAAAAGAGCGCGACGTGTTTTTAGTAGGCGAAATTAGCTCGGACCAATTAGCTGAAATTGCTAGATATAGCTCGAAAAAAATGCTAGATGTCACATTTAATTTTAATTTTGGCAGTGTTGATCAGCTAGATGCAAAATCTGTATTTACGACATTGAATGAGATGGAAACGGCATTAAATGAAGGGCAGTGGCCGACGCTTTTCTTTGGAAGTCATGATATGAGCAGGTTCAGAAGTCGCCTCGCATCTGGAGACATAGTAAAGACCCAGTTGCTCGCATTTTTAATGTTAACTGCGAAAGGCGTGCCGTTTATATACTACGGAGAAGAGGTGGGTATGCCTGATTTAACGTTTTCTTCCGTAAAAGAGATGCGCGATATTCAAGGGACAGCCGCGTACTATCAAGCTTTACAAACTGGTTCAGATGAAAAACAAGCACTCGAAATCGCTATTGAAAAAACGCGTGACAAAGCACGTGGGCCGATGATTTTCCCAGATGGAAAGCCATTTACTCTAGGTGAACCATGGATTAAAATGGCGACTTTGCCGGAAAAAGAAGCACGAACGATGTGGCGATTTTATCAAGGATTACTCGCATTTCGTAAAGAAAATGATTTTAAAGAGATGGAATATACTTTTTTGAAGTTGGATGGAGAAGTACTCAGTTATCAGCGAGGTGAATTTATCTTTTTACTTCATTTTGGTGAGGAAGAGGTAACTTATCCGCTTCAGGGGAACTATCAGCTTGTTTTTGGAGAAGCAGTGATGGTAGGAAATGGCATTAGAATGGGCGCGCATACTGGAATTGCGCTTAGAGTGGAGGAATAG
- a CDS encoding MTP-1 family protein, translating into MNTIDNLLQVYRENSAAFGTRITLNGAGDKDVYNITAPFHWLGKEYIAGRVESRDSEFSEVRFFEKIETDKYQLVENTTVLALQDPFVTFVQGELIIGGVEVFPKETDPTMLDWRTNLYRATSLTDFEQILAGPIGMKDLRIKELADGRILVLTRPQGEKGGRGKIGAIVIDSLAELTIEKIEAAPLLKRNFSGEEWGGGNELHLLEDERIGVLGHIACFDEAGNRHYYACSFRLNEDFSQIEQEKIIAERANFAPSEPKRPDLADVVFSGGLIRNSDGTATLYAGIGDSDAQKLAIPDPFKNN; encoded by the coding sequence ATGAATACAATCGATAATTTGTTGCAAGTTTACCGGGAAAATAGTGCTGCGTTTGGGACACGTATCACGTTAAATGGTGCTGGCGACAAAGATGTATACAATATTACGGCACCATTTCATTGGCTTGGGAAAGAATATATTGCAGGTCGAGTGGAGTCGCGTGATAGCGAGTTTTCGGAAGTACGCTTTTTTGAAAAAATAGAGACGGACAAATATCAATTGGTTGAAAATACGACTGTTTTAGCGCTACAAGATCCATTTGTTACATTTGTTCAGGGTGAGCTGATTATTGGCGGGGTAGAAGTTTTTCCGAAAGAAACGGACCCGACTATGTTAGATTGGCGTACTAATTTATATCGGGCAACCTCGCTTACTGATTTTGAACAAATTCTTGCCGGGCCAATTGGTATGAAAGATTTACGTATCAAAGAATTGGCTGATGGACGTATTTTAGTATTAACAAGACCTCAAGGCGAAAAGGGCGGTCGCGGGAAAATCGGCGCAATCGTCATTGACTCACTGGCAGAATTAACAATAGAGAAAATAGAAGCTGCACCACTTTTGAAACGGAATTTTTCAGGAGAGGAATGGGGTGGCGGAAATGAGCTTCATTTGTTAGAAGATGAGAGAATTGGCGTGCTTGGTCATATTGCTTGTTTTGATGAAGCGGGCAATCGTCATTATTACGCATGTTCTTTTCGATTGAATGAAGATTTTTCGCAAATTGAGCAAGAAAAAATAATTGCCGAACGTGCTAATTTTGCCCCTAGTGAGCCGAAAAGACCTGATTTAGCGGATGTTGTATTTAGCGGTGGGTTAATCAGAAATTCGGACGGTACTGCGACACTTTATGCAGGGATTGGCGATTCTGATGCACAAAAATTAGCAATTCCTGATCCATTTAAAAATAACTAA
- a CDS encoding glycoside hydrolase family 130 protein, which yields MNIYRYEENPLITPLDVKPIHEGFEVIGAFNAGVAEYNGEVLLLLRVAEKPVSEDPEVVLAPVYNAKSKELELQQFRLDDENYDFEDPRMIRSKAKLEGFSYLTSLSYIRIARSKDGHQFTLDEKPFLYPFNEYQTFGIEDARVTQIGDTYHVNFSAVSEFGVADALVTTKDFENLEYQGNIFAPENKDVLIFPEKINGKYYALHRPSLKSIGNLDIWIASSPDLRSFGDHRHLLGIRPGEYDSGRVGGGCVPIKTEEGWLILYHGATEENRYVMGAALLDLNDPTIVLKRTKTPILEPVADYEKNGFFGDVVFACGAIQEGDTLHMYYGVADTSMAGCDMKISEILHQLEVENK from the coding sequence ATGAACATTTATCGTTATGAAGAAAACCCATTAATTACACCTTTGGACGTAAAACCAATCCATGAAGGTTTTGAAGTGATTGGCGCTTTTAACGCTGGTGTTGCCGAATATAACGGCGAAGTGCTTTTACTTCTTCGTGTGGCAGAAAAACCAGTCAGTGAGGATCCAGAAGTAGTCCTTGCGCCAGTTTATAATGCGAAAAGTAAAGAATTAGAATTACAACAATTCCGATTAGATGATGAAAATTATGATTTTGAAGATCCGCGAATGATTCGCAGTAAAGCAAAACTAGAAGGATTTTCTTATTTAACTTCTCTTTCATATATTCGAATTGCTCGTAGTAAAGATGGTCATCAGTTTACCTTAGATGAAAAACCGTTTTTATATCCGTTTAATGAGTATCAGACATTTGGGATTGAAGATGCTCGTGTGACGCAAATCGGGGATACATATCACGTGAATTTTAGTGCGGTATCTGAGTTTGGCGTAGCGGATGCATTAGTGACCACAAAAGACTTTGAAAATTTGGAGTATCAAGGAAATATCTTTGCTCCTGAAAATAAAGATGTACTAATTTTCCCAGAAAAAATTAACGGAAAATATTATGCCTTACATCGTCCAAGTTTGAAAAGTATTGGTAATTTAGATATTTGGATTGCTTCTTCTCCAGATTTGCGCAGTTTTGGCGATCATCGTCATTTGCTTGGAATTCGTCCTGGTGAATATGATAGTGGCCGAGTTGGCGGCGGATGTGTGCCGATTAAAACAGAAGAAGGTTGGTTAATTTTATATCACGGAGCAACTGAAGAGAATCGTTACGTGATGGGCGCGGCGCTTCTTGATTTAAACGACCCAACGATTGTACTGAAAAGAACGAAAACGCCTATTTTAGAGCCAGTTGCCGATTATGAGAAAAATGGCTTTTTCGGTGATGTTGTTTTCGCATGTGGGGCCATTCAAGAAGGTGATACGCTGCATATGTATTACGGCGTGGCGGATACTTCTATGGCGGGCTGTGACATGAAAATCAGCGAAATTCTACATCAGTTAGAAGTGGAAAACAAATGA
- a CDS encoding phospho-sugar mutase, which yields MTWQQHLNAWKNADLSDEWRRELQQVEQEQKRFDGYLTFGTGGMRGKMGVGTKRINLFTIRRVAKGLGDYVVANGGAEMGVAIAYDSRHHSGAFAQETAKVLAAQGVKVYLSDTIRPTPALSFCVREKGAFAGVVITASHNPSIYNGFKVYDKNGCQITLGVAQEIAGYLENITDIFTIPVRELPNPLVMTLGKEMDDAYLKALTAVVSRPDLLADYGNELQICYTPLHGAGKELVMRGLLENGFSETTMIAEQSEPDGDFPTVVSPNPEEENSFELAKKQAKEIQADIILATDPDADRLGVAVLNKQATYQILTGNQLGALLLQYILEAKTSVTQADTMINTIVTGDLGGRIAHDFGINHIQTLTGFKFIGEKIAEMEGTEKNFLFGYEESYGYLIAPFVRDKDAVQAALLTAEMALFYKKEGTTLLQKLTNLYEKFGYHKEHLHTITLDDSDGTTKMNQVIDDLRKEPTCIPGITVLEDFLTSKRTNLSTMEMTNIELPKENVLKFYLNDNAWFAIRPSGTEPKCKIYFQTIGQTEEIATKAIDELKKCVLAKWD from the coding sequence ATGACTTGGCAACAACATTTGAACGCTTGGAAAAATGCCGATTTATCAGATGAGTGGCGCCGTGAATTACAACAAGTGGAACAGGAGCAGAAACGATTTGATGGTTATTTAACCTTTGGGACTGGCGGGATGCGCGGTAAAATGGGCGTTGGAACGAAGCGCATCAATCTTTTTACCATTAGACGAGTAGCGAAAGGTTTGGGAGATTATGTTGTCGCGAATGGAGGAGCCGAAATGGGTGTTGCGATTGCGTATGACTCGAGACATCATTCGGGTGCTTTTGCGCAGGAAACGGCAAAGGTCCTGGCGGCGCAGGGAGTCAAAGTTTATTTATCCGATACGATTCGCCCAACACCAGCGCTATCTTTTTGCGTTCGAGAAAAGGGGGCATTTGCGGGCGTTGTGATTACAGCAAGCCACAATCCTTCTATCTATAATGGTTTCAAAGTATATGATAAAAATGGCTGTCAAATCACATTGGGTGTAGCGCAGGAAATTGCTGGCTATTTAGAAAACATAACGGATATCTTTACCATACCAGTGCGCGAATTACCCAATCCACTCGTTATGACGCTAGGAAAAGAAATGGACGATGCTTATTTAAAAGCTTTAACAGCAGTCGTTTCTCGCCCTGATTTGCTTGCTGACTACGGTAATGAACTACAGATTTGCTACACACCGCTTCATGGAGCTGGAAAAGAACTTGTTATGCGTGGGCTTTTGGAAAATGGATTTTCGGAAACGACCATGATTGCTGAGCAAAGTGAGCCTGACGGGGATTTTCCGACAGTGGTTTCGCCTAATCCAGAAGAAGAAAACAGTTTTGAACTAGCCAAAAAGCAGGCGAAAGAAATACAAGCCGATATTATTTTGGCGACAGATCCGGATGCTGATAGGCTGGGGGTAGCTGTTTTAAACAAGCAAGCTACGTATCAAATTTTAACAGGGAATCAGCTAGGCGCATTGCTTTTACAGTATATTTTAGAAGCCAAAACGTCGGTAACTCAGGCGGATACGATGATTAATACAATTGTTACTGGGGACTTAGGTGGAAGAATCGCGCATGACTTTGGAATTAATCATATCCAGACGCTCACGGGTTTCAAATTTATCGGTGAAAAAATAGCCGAAATGGAAGGCACGGAAAAAAACTTTCTTTTTGGATACGAGGAAAGTTACGGTTATTTAATCGCGCCATTTGTTCGGGACAAGGACGCCGTTCAGGCAGCATTACTTACAGCAGAAATGGCCCTTTTCTATAAAAAAGAAGGAACAACACTTCTTCAAAAACTAACAAATTTATATGAAAAGTTCGGCTATCATAAAGAACACTTGCACACGATTACGCTAGATGATAGCGATGGAACAACTAAAATGAATCAAGTGATAGACGATTTGCGCAAAGAGCCAACTTGTATTCCCGGCATAACGGTTTTAGAAGACTTTCTAACGAGTAAGCGAACCAATCTTTCAACGATGGAAATGACAAACATAGAGCTACCAAAAGAAAATGTTTTAAAATTTTACTTAAACGATAACGCCTGGTTTGCAATACGTCCTTCTGGAACGGAACCGAAATGCAAAATCTATTTCCAAACAATCGGTCAAACAGAAGAAATAGCGACAAAAGCTATAGATGAGTTGAAAAAATGCGTTTTAGCCAAATGGGATTAA